The Verrucomicrobiaceae bacterium DNA window GGCGGCGGGGCAATCTCATTGGCGGCGTCATTCGCTCGTAAGCTATTGGTTCAATGCCCCCACCCTCTTTCCTTGCCACTGAGGCTGCCGCGCTTGTCTTTCCTTTCAAATATTCATTTTGAGAATCGGACTATTGGGGGGCTTCTTCGTGCCCACCTGCATTTTTGGACAAAAATAGGCGCAGTGTAGCCTTGGGTGATGCCAGGATGGATAAGGCATCTTTCGTTATCTGATTTGTGTGTGGCTATGGGGGCGAGTGGCCCTCGTGAGGCTTTGAGAGAGCTATTTCATCGTGGCGATGAAGCGGTCGGCCTCAGCGATGGAGTGGTTCATTTGCTCGAGGAGGCGCTGGATATTGGCTTGGATGTTGTCGGCGGTGCCGCGTAGGCTGCCGATGGCGGCGGCGTTGAGGTTGTGCTTCAGGTAGAGCACTTGATCGCGGAATTGGCGTAGGACGGGCTCCATGCTGGATTCGGCGGCGTGGAGGGTGTCGGAGAGCTGGTCAAAGCGGTAGCGGGTGTCTTCGAGGCGGCGGCGGCTGTCGCTGGCGAGGGAGGCGTTTTGGTATTCGCGTGTTTCACGCTCCCACTCGCGGAAGAGGTCGCGGGCGACTTGATCGACCTCGCGCACTTCCTCGCGGACTCGTTGGGCTTGGGCCTCGCAGTCGTCGTATTCGGTTTTGAATTTGTTGTAGGCGTTTTCGAGGTTGCCACCGTGGAAGCCGCTGAGCTTTTTGAGCTGAGTCATGGCGTCCTGGAATTCCTCACCGGCGTCTTTTTGCTCGCCACGGGCGGCTTTGACGGCACTGACGAGGAGGTCACGCTTTTCCCAGCCGAGTTTTTCCCAGGCGGCGTAGTAAACGGTGTTGCAGGCAGTGAGGGCGAGGAGGGAAAGAGCGAGGATGGGGCGCAGTTTCATGGGCTGGGAGGGTGATTTTGGAAAAGGAGGAGCGGCGGTCAGTTAGGCGACGAATTTGACGCTGGCACCGGGGAGGATGCCTGCGGCCATGGCGGCGTGTTGGGCGTCTGTGCAGGAGGAGTTGGTGGGGGCATCTGCTTCTGCTTCGGAGGGGGTGATGAGGCCGTTTTGGATCATCCAGGACTCGACTTCTGCTCCGCTGATGTCTGGGAGCATGGTGCCATTGATCTCGACGCAGGGGGAGAGGGGTTGGCCGCTTTTTTGCTCCATTTCCCAGCGAAAGGCTGGGTTTTTGATGATGTCTTTTTCTTCGTAGCTGAGGCCGTATTTGCGGAAGATGGCGCGGACGCCTTCGCTCCAGCCACAGTAGGTTTTGACGTAGGCGGTGATTTGGGGGGCTGACATGGTTTTTGGAGGGGTGTGTTGGTTGTGGGGCGAGATTAACGGGCTGTGTGGTGAATGCAAACGGTGCTCTCACACGCGGCTGCTGCGCTGGCGCAGTGCCTCATACATGACGATGGCGGCTGCGGTGGCTAGATTGAGGCTGCGGGTGCCGCCGGGCATGGGGATGTGGAGGTGGGGGCCGGATTGGAGGATGCTGGGCGGGATGCCGCGTGTTTCTGGGCCAAAGACGAGGTAAACTTCCTGCGCGGTGAGGTCGGCGGCCCAGTAGGGCTGTGGGCCGTCACACTCGATGAAGAAAAAGGGGGCTTCGGGGCCTGCTGCGTCTCGCAGGTCTTGCCAGCTCTCCCATTGGCATACTTCGACGTCTTGCCAGTAGTCGAGGCCGGCACGGCGGAGGTGTTTGTCATCCAAGGTGAAGCCTAGCGGGCGGATGAGGTGTAGCCGGGTCTGAGTGGCGAGGCAAAGTCGGCCGATGGCACCCGTGTTGTGCGGGATCTCTGGCTGAAAGAGCACGATATGGAGCATGGCGGATCAGTGTTGGAAGACGAAGAGCTTCCGGCAGATGAAATTCACGAGCACGCTGACGATGATGAGAAGCAACTGGGCAATGAGTGGATGGAGGTCAAAAAGGTGGATCATGTAAGGCCCTGCCAGGATGCCTGCGGCGAAGGCGGCGAGGCCGATGAGTGTGAAGTAGATGAACTCCAGGATTTGATGATGGCGGCCAGGCATGAAGACCCAGCGCACATTCGACCAGTAGGCGAAGGAGTTGCCGAAGATGAAGGCGATGGCGTTGCAGTAGAAGAGATTCCAGGCTCGTGTGTCACGGCCGAGGTCTGCGCCGAGCACTGGGAAGAACCAAGTGGCTACGAGAGCGCAGATGAGCTGATGGACGAGGAGTGCCCCGACGCCGCAGATGCCGTATTTGAGGAACTGGATGATCGGATGTGTGTCGCGTGCATGAATGCGGGCGAGGATGGTGCGCCAGTTATTCTCAGATAGGAAGCGCCGCGCATCTGCAAGTGTCTGTGTCATGTGCTAGGCAAATACGGAAACAAAAAAGCCTGTCCAACGAAGTCTTCGCGGGACAGGCTCAAATATGGGCGAGTGAAGAGCGGCTGATTTGCCGCAGTTCATCAATAGGCGTGGTAGTTGCCGTAGCGGTCGTAGTAGCCCTGCTGGTTGTTTTGCTGCTGCTGCGGGTAGGTGCGGCTGCGGTCGTAGTAGCCGCCATTGTTTTGCTGGTCGCGAGAGTTGCCGAGGGCATTGCCGCCGAGAGCACCGATGGCACCGCCGATGGCAGCTCCTTCGAGGCCGCGTCCGCTCTGGGAGCCGATGATGCCGCCTACGGCAGCGCCACCGAGGCCGCCCATAACGGCACCCGTTTGTGCGTTAGGTCCCGATGCGCAGGAGACGATGGAGAGGGAGGAGACGAGAATAAGGATGATCTTTTTCATGGTCGTATAGGATGGAGTGTGGGATGTCGGGGGCCTTTGTGGCACCCTTGCTTCGTCGGAAGCTAGGCAGTCTTTGTTCATACAGAAAGAGGTTTTTTTCAGCAAGTGAGGCTTCTTTTCTCCATTTGACGCCTGCTGACACGGCGCATAAACACAGCACGCGGCTGATCCCGCCGCTCCCCCCACCCCATGCTCCGCGTTCCCGCTCTCCTCGCCGCCGTTCTACTTTTATCCTCCGCAGCGCTCCGCGCGGAAGTGCTGCCACTCGATCATCCCTGTGCAGAGATGGTGAAAAAATACCTCACCGCCGTGGTGGAGCAGGACTGGAAGACCGCCGCGTCGATGCTGCTGCCAGAGACGCTCGAGCGCCGCCAGCGTGAGACGGTGTCCATCATCCAGAATGCTCCGACGATGACCGAGGAGGCTGCGCTGCTCCAAGGCTACAACGTGAAGGATTACCGTGATCTTGAAAAGCTCACCCCTCAGGAGTTTTACACCGCAGACCGTGCGGCGTGGCAGGCACGCCTGAAGATCGCGCCGGAGACGGTGAAGCGGAAGAAGGAGACGCTGAAGGTCAGCATTCTGGGCGTGTGCAGTGAGTCGGCCAAAAACTATGTCCATGTCACGGTGCGTACATCCCAGGAGACGCTGGTGGATCGTATTGATGAGCTCTTCCTGATCTCTTTTGTGCCAAATCCGAAGAACTCGAAGTCCTGGCTGATCTCTCCCGAAATGAAGGACCGCCCGGTCATCACGCCGCTGGCAGGCAGTGAAGCTAAAAAGGGCGACAAATAAGCCCCTTGGCCGCCTCCTAGAGGTCGAGCACTTGATCCATGCGCCTCGCTACATCGGCGAGGTAGCTCCAATCTCCGGCCTTCACCTCGGCTGCAGCCCAGCCGGTGAATGAGATTTTGGCGAGCTCGGCACGCACGGCGGGCCAGTTGATGCTGCCTTCGCCGAGAGGTTTGTCGAATCCTTTGCGCATGCCTTCGGACATGGCCTTATCGAGATCGTATTCTTTGACATCGAGCTTGAGGCTGCGCTTGCCCAGGACTTCCACCCAGTGCTCTGCGATGCCCCAGCGCATTTGATTACCGATGTCGAGATGCACGCCGACATGCGTGCTACCGACTTCATCAATGAAGCGGGCCATGTCGTAGGCGCTGATGAGGAAGGTGTTCCAGACATTTTCGATGAGCATTTTGATGCCCATCTTTTCCGCGTAGGGGGCGGCCTGCTTCATGCGAGCGAGGGATTCACGCCAGGTCTTGGTGATCGGTTGATCGAGTGGGTAAGCGAGGACGACGAGCATGGAGTCTCCACCGAGCTTCTTGGTGATGTCGATCCCGGCCTCTAGGCTCTCTGCACGGCCTCCGACGGTGCCGTCGATGATGAGGCCGCTGTCACGGCTGGCCGTGGCCCATTCGGCGGCATTTTCTAAGGTCACATGTTTAAAGAGCAAACTGGGCTCAACGCCTTCAAAGCCGCATTCACGTAGTTTTTTGAAGGCATCGGTCAAAGTCATGCCTTTGGCCGCTTTTTCAGCCATGCTCCATTTGAGTGATTTGCGGATTTTTCCGGAAAAAAGGCCCGCACGGGCTTTTGGGGCTGGAATGGCCGCCGCGACGCTGGCGGCAGTGAGGAGGAGTGAGCGGCGATTCATACGGTGGGGTGGTGAACGCTAGCTGTGGGTGGAGTTTTCCGAGTATGAGGGCGCTTGATTTGGGGCGTGGAGTCGGGATGCATGCTGCACCTGCCATGAAAACCCTCCTATTCTGCTCCTTTGCCGCTTTTGTAGCCGCCACCTCATCGCAAGCCATCACGCCGGATGGAAAGCACAAGCTGGTGCTGATCGCTGGCAAGCCATCTCATCCGCCTGGGATGCATGAATTCCGTGCAGGGACGATCCTGCTGGAGAAGTGCCTGCAAAGTGTGCCAAACCTAGTGGTGGACCGACATGAGATGGGCTGGGTGAAAGATGAAAAGACCTTCGCCGATGCGGATGCAGTGGTGATTTATGCAGATGGCGGTGGGAAGCATCCGGCGGTGGTGGAGGGGCATCTGGAGACGCTGCGGGGCCTCATGGCGAAGGGGGTTGGTCTTGGCTGCATGCACTACGGCGTGGAGGTGGTTCCAGACCAGGCGGGGAAGGAGTTCCAAGCGTGGCTGGGCGGGCATTACGAGAATTCATTTTCATGCAATCCGATCTGGGAGGCCAATTATACGAGCCTGCCGCAGCACGAAGTGACGCGGGGTGTGCAGCCCTTTGCGACGAAAGACGAGTGGTACTTCCAGATGCGCTTTCGGCCCGCTTTTGGCGATGGGATCGCTCCCGCCAAGGAGGGAGCTGAGGTTTTCGCTCCCATTTTGACTGCGTCTCCGACTGACGCGACGCGTGACGGCCCCTATGTGTATCCGAAGGGGCCGTATCCGCATATTCAGGCAGAGAAAGGGCAGGGGGAAACGATGATGTGGACCGTGGAGCGCCAGGATGGTGGTCGTGGCTTTGGCTTCACGGGCGGTCATTTTCATGAGAACTGGGGCAATGATCAGGTGCGCAAAGTGGTGCTCAATGCCCTGGTTTGGGTGACAAAGTCTGCGGTGCCCGCAAGCGGTGTCGAATCGAAGCTCTCACCAGAGGAACTGAAGGCGAATTTGGACCCCAAACCACAGCCAAAACCGAAGTCCGCACAAATAAAGACGCCACGCGTGTTTGAACGTGTGGCGTCGAGGTAAGAATGCTCTGTGGGCACCACCAATCAGAAGTATTTCTTCGTCCAGAGAGTGCGGGTCATTTTGCTGAGGCGCTGTAAGACACCACGCAGCACCAGTTCATGTTGGTCAATGACAGCGAAGCTATCTGGCTGCGCCACTTTGAGCTGTTGGCATTGGACGATGAGCTGATCCGTGGCGATTTTGAGCTCACGGACTTTGGCGCTGGTGTCGTCGGTGATGCGAGCTTCAAAGATGGTGTTTTCGAGCTTGTCGGCCTCGCGGGAGACGAAGGCGGCGGCGTTTTGAAGATCTGCGACACCACCAGCGAGTGCGCCAGTGTGATAGTCCACGCGGGGCTTGCTGGGCAGGAGGTGATTCGGGCGCTGGGGGACGATGGACTGTGGCTCACTCGGAAGGCCGCCGTCACGCGCATTGATGAGCGTGGGGGTGATGAAGAGCATGAGATTCTTGTGGTTTTTGCTGCGGTTGCGATAGCTAAAGAGCCACTTAAGACCAGGGATGCGCTGGAGGAAGGGCACGCCGGCTTCACCTTCACGCTCACGCGCCTCATCCATCCCGCCGACTGCTACGGTGTAGCCCGATTCGAGCTCGACAGGTGCATTGTACACACGGGAGGAGGCGATGGGGTAAGGATTGAGGTCGATGACGGTTTCGCCGATGATGTTGGAGACGGTGACATCGACATTGAGGAGGATTTTATCGGCATCCATTTTCTTGGGCAGGATGTTCAAGACCGTGCCGATGGGCAGGTAGGTGATCTGGGAAGCTGCAACAGAGGCCCCCGTGCCCACGCTGGTGGAGGAGCCACCGAGCACAGGCTGATTGACCACGCTGCGGATGGCGACCTCGCGGTTGTTGAGAGTGACCATGCGCGGGTAGGAGGTGGTATTGGTCTGCTCATCACGCATGATGGCACGGAGCTTCACATTGAGATCCTGCGCAGAGAGCACCGAGGTCATCCAACTCGCACCGCCATCCGCCGCATTCAGAGCGACTCTACCGAGTAATGGGGCGAGGTCTGCACGATAGCCACCGGAGGTGGGGACCTTGTTTGTCTCGACCGTGGCCATGCCAGTGGTGGGATCGACGGTGACATCCTCGACCTCGCGGAAGGTGCCAGACTCCAGCGTGCCGGTCCAGTCGATGCCAAATTCACGTCGGGGATCTTTGGAGGTTTCGACAAATTTGACTTCGATAGCGATGAGCGGCTGGGGTTTATCCGCCACAGCCAGATAGCCCTCGA harbors:
- a CDS encoding ThuA domain-containing protein gives rise to the protein MRALDLGRGVGMHAAPAMKTLLFCSFAAFVAATSSQAITPDGKHKLVLIAGKPSHPPGMHEFRAGTILLEKCLQSVPNLVVDRHEMGWVKDEKTFADADAVVIYADGGGKHPAVVEGHLETLRGLMAKGVGLGCMHYGVEVVPDQAGKEFQAWLGGHYENSFSCNPIWEANYTSLPQHEVTRGVQPFATKDEWYFQMRFRPAFGDGIAPAKEGAEVFAPILTASPTDATRDGPYVYPKGPYPHIQAEKGQGETMMWTVERQDGGRGFGFTGGHFHENWGNDQVRKVVLNALVWVTKSAVPASGVESKLSPEELKANLDPKPQPKPKSAQIKTPRVFERVASR
- a CDS encoding GtrA family protein, which encodes MTQTLADARRFLSENNWRTILARIHARDTHPIIQFLKYGICGVGALLVHQLICALVATWFFPVLGADLGRDTRAWNLFYCNAIAFIFGNSFAYWSNVRWVFMPGRHHQILEFIYFTLIGLAAFAAGILAGPYMIHLFDLHPLIAQLLLIIVSVLVNFICRKLFVFQH
- a CDS encoding sugar phosphate isomerase/epimerase, producing the protein MNRRSLLLTAASVAAAIPAPKARAGLFSGKIRKSLKWSMAEKAAKGMTLTDAFKKLRECGFEGVEPSLLFKHVTLENAAEWATASRDSGLIIDGTVGGRAESLEAGIDITKKLGGDSMLVVLAYPLDQPITKTWRESLARMKQAAPYAEKMGIKMLIENVWNTFLISAYDMARFIDEVGSTHVGVHLDIGNQMRWGIAEHWVEVLGKRSLKLDVKEYDLDKAMSEGMRKGFDKPLGEGSINWPAVRAELAKISFTGWAAAEVKAGDWSYLADVARRMDQVLDL
- a CDS encoding glutaredoxin, coding for MSAPQITAYVKTYCGWSEGVRAIFRKYGLSYEEKDIIKNPAFRWEMEQKSGQPLSPCVEINGTMLPDISGAEVESWMIQNGLITPSEAEADAPTNSSCTDAQHAAMAAGILPGASVKFVA
- a CDS encoding DUF2959 domain-containing protein, translated to MKLRPILALSLLALTACNTVYYAAWEKLGWEKRDLLVSAVKAARGEQKDAGEEFQDAMTQLKKLSGFHGGNLENAYNKFKTEYDDCEAQAQRVREEVREVDQVARDLFREWERETREYQNASLASDSRRRLEDTRYRFDQLSDTLHAAESSMEPVLRQFRDQVLYLKHNLNAAAIGSLRGTADNIQANIQRLLEQMNHSIAEADRFIATMK
- a CDS encoding tRNA (cytidine(34)-2'-O)-methyltransferase, which encodes MLHIVLFQPEIPHNTGAIGRLCLATQTRLHLIRPLGFTLDDKHLRRAGLDYWQDVEVCQWESWQDLRDAAGPEAPFFFIECDGPQPYWAADLTAQEVYLVFGPETRGIPPSILQSGPHLHIPMPGGTRSLNLATAAAIVMYEALRQRSSRV